In a single window of the Rhizobium etli CFN 42 genome:
- the cysT gene encoding sulfate ABC transporter permease subunit CysT: protein MKAHSPTRWRFKRPSVIPGFGMALGLTLTWLTLLILIPLSGLAVRSSALGWEKFWSIAFDPRILNALRISFGSAFIAAIINAVFGIILAWVLVRYRFPGKRVIDAMVDLPFALPTAVAGIALAALYAPNGWVGQLLTPLGIKIAFTPAGIVVALIFVGLPFVVRTVQPVMEEIDKEVEEAAATLGANRFQTIFRVLLPGLAPAVLTGFALAFARGVGEYGSVIFIAGNLPFKSEIAPLLIVIKLEEYNYAAATGIAAIMLVISFALLLVINLIQSWSRRRYGYGA from the coding sequence ATGAAAGCACATAGCCCCACGCGGTGGCGGTTCAAGCGGCCGAGCGTCATTCCGGGTTTCGGAATGGCGCTCGGTCTTACATTGACCTGGCTCACCCTTCTGATCCTCATCCCGCTCTCCGGCCTTGCCGTCCGGTCGAGCGCGCTCGGCTGGGAGAAATTCTGGTCGATCGCGTTCGATCCGCGCATATTGAACGCGCTGCGCATCAGCTTCGGCAGCGCCTTCATCGCTGCGATCATCAACGCCGTCTTCGGCATCATCCTCGCCTGGGTGCTTGTACGCTACCGTTTCCCCGGCAAGCGCGTCATCGACGCCATGGTCGACCTGCCCTTCGCGCTGCCGACGGCCGTCGCCGGCATTGCATTGGCGGCGCTCTACGCGCCGAACGGCTGGGTTGGCCAGTTGCTGACACCGCTCGGCATCAAGATTGCCTTCACCCCGGCCGGCATCGTCGTGGCGCTGATCTTCGTCGGCCTGCCCTTCGTGGTGCGCACCGTGCAGCCTGTCATGGAGGAAATCGACAAGGAGGTAGAGGAGGCCGCGGCAACGCTCGGCGCCAACCGCTTCCAGACGATTTTCCGCGTGCTGCTGCCGGGGCTGGCGCCGGCCGTGCTCACCGGCTTCGCGCTCGCCTTTGCCCGCGGCGTCGGCGAATACGGCTCGGTCATCTTCATCGCCGGCAACCTGCCGTTCAAATCGGAAATCGCACCGCTGCTGATCGTCATCAAACTCGAAGAGTATAATTATGCGGCAGCGACCGGCATCGCGGCGATCATGCTGGTGATCTCGTTCGCCCTGTTGCTCGTCATCAATCTCATCCAGAGCTGGAGCAGGCGGAGGTACGGCTATGGCGCTTGA
- a CDS encoding sulfate ABC transporter substrate-binding protein, with translation MQTRRFTRLIAAAVMAGSFAIGGIAPAFADQTLLNVSYDPTRELYKDFNAAFAAKWQKDTGETVTIQASHGGSGAQARSVIDGLDADVVTLALEGDIDAIAKKTGKIPADWKTKLPNNSTPYTSTVVFLVRKGNPKGIKDWGDLVKDDVQVITPNPKTSGGARWNFLAAWAWAKQANGGDDAKAQEYVTKLLQHVPVLDTGARGATTTFVQRGLGDVLLAWENEAYLSLEELGPDQFEIVTPSFSIRADPPVAVVDGNVDKKGTRKVAEAYLNYLYSDEGQKIAAKHYYRPIKPEAADPADIARFPKLTLATIDDFGGWKQAQPKFFGDGGVFDQIYKPAQ, from the coding sequence ATGCAGACACGACGGTTCACCCGGCTCATCGCAGCCGCGGTCATGGCAGGCAGCTTCGCGATCGGGGGCATCGCTCCGGCATTCGCCGATCAAACGCTTCTCAACGTTTCCTATGATCCGACTCGCGAATTGTATAAGGATTTCAACGCTGCCTTTGCCGCCAAGTGGCAGAAGGATACGGGTGAAACCGTGACGATCCAGGCCTCGCATGGCGGCTCCGGCGCTCAGGCCCGCTCGGTCATCGACGGTCTCGACGCAGACGTGGTCACCCTGGCCCTCGAAGGCGATATCGACGCCATCGCCAAGAAAACCGGCAAGATCCCGGCCGACTGGAAGACCAAGTTGCCCAACAATTCGACGCCCTATACGTCGACGGTCGTCTTCCTCGTCCGCAAGGGCAATCCGAAAGGCATCAAGGACTGGGGCGACCTAGTCAAGGATGACGTGCAGGTCATCACGCCGAACCCGAAGACCTCGGGCGGCGCACGGTGGAACTTCCTGGCAGCCTGGGCATGGGCCAAGCAGGCCAATGGCGGTGACGATGCCAAAGCGCAGGAATATGTGACGAAACTGCTGCAGCATGTTCCTGTTCTCGACACGGGCGCCCGCGGCGCCACGACCACCTTCGTCCAGCGCGGCCTCGGCGACGTGCTGCTCGCCTGGGAAAACGAAGCCTATCTTTCGCTCGAAGAACTCGGTCCTGACCAGTTCGAGATCGTGACGCCGAGCTTCTCAATCCGCGCCGACCCGCCGGTCGCCGTCGTCGACGGCAATGTCGACAAGAAGGGCACGCGCAAGGTCGCCGAAGCCTATCTCAACTACCTCTATTCGGATGAAGGCCAGAAGATCGCCGCAAAGCACTACTACCGGCCGATCAAGCCTGAAGCCGCCGATCCGGCCGATATCGCCCGCTTCCCGAAGCTGACGCTCGCCACCATCGACGACTTCGGCGGCTGGAAGCAAGCCCAGCCGAAATTCTTCGGCGATGGCGGGGTATTTGACCAAATCTACAAGCCGGCCCAATAA